Genomic window (Halorussus caseinilyticus):
CCTCACTCGACGTGACCGACGAGGCATGGGGCAAGTACCCGAACTACACGCAGATTTACAAGGAGATCGACTTCCTTGACGCGACCGAAGCTTCAGCACCCTCTCAACGTCGTCAACTGACCTCGTAGAGCGTAACAACGGCACTCGTCGTGAAGTCGCGCCCGGTGACATCATCGAGACTACCAACGGGGAACCAATTCGCGTCACCGATGTGAGTGTGACGACTACCCAGTCGCCGGGGAAGGCACCTAAGCAAATCGCAGGGACCGATGACCTGCCGCGCCGACTTGGCCATCGGTTTGACGACAAGAAACCGGTCAGATACGCTGAATTCGCCTCACAAGTTCGTACGATGTCAATCAGTGGGAAGCTACTGGAGTGATTCTACTCTAACGATTGACTCTTGTACTGCGCTCCGAGTAAGTCGCCAATATAGCCGCTAATGGCTAACCCCATATCGGCTTTATTTGCGACTGTTCTCGAACGTAGAGTTTCACCCACGATTTGAACAATATGGTGATTTATGTCATAATTAGATGGCTGATACAGGCGGTCCGGGGTTTATTCTATTGTGTTAATAATTACAAGCAAAAATATCATAAAGCACGGTCCAAAAGTAGCAATAGACCAATAACTAATGGCTGTCCATCATCCCTCCAAAAGTAATGACTAACAATCCTCCTACCAGACGAGCGCTCCTCGGAACAATCGCTATGGCAACGAGCGGTTGCCTCGGCCAGTTCACTAACCGACGGTCCGTGTCTCTGACAGGCGTTCGCCTTCATAATTGGACCGACTCTGAGGCCTCAGTTCACGTCAAACTGTTCCGCGAAGGCAATCGTGTTCTTAACGAGACCGTAACACTTGCTCCGCGACGTGAACCGGAATCTGCGGCATCGTTCACAGCAGGATGGTCTGTCAAGATGGCCCGCTACCGCGTCCGTCTCCAAACAACAGACGGCAATGTAAAACTTGAACGCAAGTTCCCCTCGGACGACTTCGAGCAGGACGGCTGTGCGTTCCTTGACGCCGACCTTGAGAATAATCGTAGTCCCAATCAAACGGTAGACTCCAATACTGAGCAATCGTTCAGAATGCACCTACAGGAAGTAAATGATCCAGAAGACTTCTCAAGCGAATACTGCCCGGACATGAACTAAGGGATACAATTCTATTAACAGACCGGACCGCACAGGACGGCCTCAACATACAGGTCGCCCTTTCGAAAGCCCAGACGCACGGTCAGAAGACAACCTCGAACAAGGAAAAACAGAGGATTTGCTAGTATATGCCTCCCACTAGTCACTATCCTATTGTTGTTCTGCTCAAAAATCAGTAGTGGTTGTCTCTCTCAGTGCTCCACTTCGGTTCAGCGCTCGTCAGCAGTTTCGACTAGCTTTTCCAGAAACTCAACGGCTTTCGTTTTGAGCCCAGTGTGGAAGATGTACAACCCAATCACCAAAAGTATAAACTAGCTAGTACGAAAACCCAACACCCAGAAATGACTCGCCTTAGAATCACCAACCCCCACAGAAATCCGGCTCCAACCCTATGAGCGAGACCATAAACTGGAGCCACCACGACCTCGACGGCCTCGAAGAGCTGTATTGGGATAAAATTGCGCCTGCGTTGCGCCGTGATGGACGCGACCCCCATACCCGACCGTCCTACGAGACGCTCGCCGACCTCGGATACAGCGGTATCAGCTATACCCTTCAGCAACATCACGACCTCACTGTCAAAGAGTTCCTCACCGACGTGGTCGGCCTCGACGACTCCACCGTTTCCAGTAAATCACCGGATGACTACGCTTGGCAGATATCGTCCACCGAGACCATCGACGAGTTCAAGCCTACCTCCGCGCACTCGACCGCCGCCGGAAGCTTGCCGACTCCACGCTCGCCTCGAAACGCACCCATCTAGCAACCTATGCACAAATCTACGAGGACCTCCACGAGACATCGGACCTGCTCGCGCCGCTTTCTGAACCGTCAGAGCAGGCCGCAGAGACTGAACGCGCCTATCAAGTTGTGGAGGTCCTCGACGACGAACTTGCGACCGACGGTACGAAATTCACCTACGTCGGGACGGTCAGGGCTGGTATGACCGACTCGACCGGCACGGCGCGGCCGCCTACAATCCCTTGGATGGCGTGACGACCGACTTCGGCTGGAGCGCACAGAACCCGACAATAAGGCACGCGCCTTCGGACGTCCGCGCACTCAATAACGAGGCCAACACACCCGCAGATCGCCTCCTGCTCGTTGCACTCGCCGCGTGGGGGTTACGGTCGGGCGAGGTCGCTCGACTTCACGTCAACCAGTTCGTCGGTGTCGACTCCGATGATCCACACCTTGAGTTCAAGGAGCGGAAGAACGGCCCGAGTACGGTCAGCCTCCTCTACGGCTTGGACGCCTACCGGGAGCGCCAGCGCGAACTCGATGACTACGACGAGTGGAATGGCTACCTATTCCCCTCGACACAGGCCGAGGCTGGCCACATTGACTCAGATACTGTCCGGAATCGATTCCACCGACTCGCCGAACAGGCTGATGTCCGTGTCGACGGTGGCCTCCCGAAGCCCCACATGGCCCGTCGGTTCTGGTATAGCCAGTATCAGGACGCACTTGCAGACGTGCTCGACCGCCTTGATATTATCGCTGACGAGCAGGGGAGTTCATCCGCAGACGTGGTGCATCAGAACTATCTCTCCGAGGAGAAACGTCGAGAGGCTCGGCGGCCTGCAATGCGGGAGTTACTTGCGGACGCGTTCGGCGAGTAGTCATCGAGGTCTTGGACGCTCGTTTGGACCTTCGCTCGCACCTTCCGGGTAGCCTCGGCGTCCTCGCTCTGACAGTAGTGTTTCAATTTTGTGAAGGTGTGGCGGCTTCGACAGCGGCCGACGTAGTCGTTTCGGGCGTCTTCTTGACGATGAAGACGTACTTGCAGTCAGGACAGACGGTGACGGTGCAAAGGGTCATAGCTCCGCAATCAGGCGGAGGGTAGTAATAGCTGACTGTCTGGCCTAATCACATGAACTCGTCCAGGCTAGAGTTCCGACTGAACGAGGTGGTCCCGCCGCTTTCGCTCTCCACAGCATTCGCGCCAAACAGCGGTTCGACATCACGGTCGCCGTCCTGACGTTCAGCGAATGCCGTTAATCGCTTCGCCCGCGTCTGGCCGATCCGGTCCACGTTCTGAAGGAACGCTTCGCTGGTCTTCGCGTTTGACCTGTTCGTAGGCTTCGCCGAGACCGCCAGCTAATGTCTCGGTCTGGAAGTCGAATCGGGTATCGCCGGTGTCCATCTCGGTCAGGTAGTCGCGGAGGTTCGAGATCGTCACGCGTCCGACACCGTGGACGTGGCGGGCGACGGGTAGGTCTTCTCGCGGAACGCCCTTCTCGATGCTCGTCACGAAGTCGTCGTACCAGTCGGGTTTCTCGGCCTGAATCGCGTCGAACAGAGGTGTCGCCGCATCGAGCGTCCGTGAGAGGTTCCGTGCCGTCATGCGGATCGACGTCGGGTCTACATTCGTCCGGTCCTCGATTTCGGTCGCGGGAATCCCCTGACTCCAATACCAGCCGAGGATACCGGTGACGATGGCAGGGTCTTCATCCGGCAGGTACTCGGCGTTGAGGAGTTTGTCTTCGAAGTCCGTCGAGAAGCCGTCGTGCGAGAGGTAGGCGTCCGTGAACACGGCGAGCTGATAGAGCAAATTCTGAGCGGTGAACGTGTCCTTGGATTCGAGGTCGGCACAAAGGTCGTGGACGCTCCGTAGCGAGTACCCGCCGAAAACGTTGAAGTTAAATTCCACGGCGGCGCTTCCCTGCCGCGTGTTCTCGAATCGCTGTTCGGTCTCTTTCTCCCGGAGGAAGCCGAACTTCTGTAACCAGTCGGCCGCCTCCCGAAGCTTTTGACGCATTCGCGTCCGCTTATCGACCGTTCCGTCGTCCCACGCACGGTCGCCGGAGAGCTGATGCCAGAATAGCGTCTCGGTCAGGAAGTCTTCTATCTCTTCGGGCGTGTCCCAGCCCATCTCGACCAGTTCGAGTATGAGCCAGCGGAGACCGTCGCCCGAATCGACGTGCGACGTGACCGGTTCGAGGTCAGGGTCGTTGAAGAACTGTTCGCTCGCAGCATCGAAATCCGAATAGAAAGGGTACGCGTAGCCCTTCTCGAATCCTTTGCCAGGCCGTGCAACACGGCCAATCCATTGGATGTACTCGTAGGTGTGGATGTACTCCATGCCTCCGCCGGTCCATCGCTTCAGGTCACTAACGACGACCGATTGGACCGGGGCGTCGAATCCGTAGGCCAGCGTCGGAGTGCAGAACAACGCGGCGAGGTCGCCTTCCTCGTAGCACTCTTCGATCCAATTCCGAATCGAAGACGGAAGACTCGCGTGGTGGTAGGCGACGCCCTTCGACATGAGCGTCGCAAGGTCGTGAAGTTTTCTCGTTGGTTCCATCCCGTCGAGTCGGGACCGAAGCTCGGAGTGGAAGTTCCGGCTACTCCGGTCGGCGAATGCATTCGTCTCGGCCAGCCCCTCGGCTCGGGCTTCGGTCTTTGGCTTCGACCCGTTGAATACGAGGTACGGCGACTTGCCGGGATTTCCGCGCAGGTGGTCCACGATTTGGGTTTTCTTATCCGTCTGATCCTCTACCATTACCGGGTGTTCTTCGATCTCGATGCTTCGCTCCTCGTCGCTGACGACGAGATTCGCGTTCATCCAGTCGGCTAGCTCTTTCGGGTTGCCGACCGTCGCAGACATGGCGAAGATGTTGACGTTGTTGTCGAGGACCGCCGCGATGGCTTTCTCAAGTCCCCGGCCACGACGCTCGCCGTAGATAATGTGGAAGTCGTCAAGGACTACGAGGTCGAGCGACCGAACGCCGCCCGTATCCCGGAGCATAGCCTGATAGAAACTGTCGAAGGTTGCGACCGGAACGTCAGCATGCCGGTAGCCGCCCTGCTGTACATCATACTCCTCGTCTGCCCATGTGTTCAGTTCCTCTTCTTTTGCTTTCACCAGTTGCTTGCTCGGTACAAGATACGCGACACGCCCACCCGCGTCGAGCATCTGTTTCGTAACGGCCTCCGCACAGAGTGTCTTTCCGTTACCGGTTTCCGCGACGAGTAGGTGGTTGCCGCCGTCGAGAATTCGCGCCTCGAAGGCTTGGTGTTGGGTTTCGGTGAGCGAGTCGAAGCCGTGGGCCGCAAGAAGGTCTTGGACCAACGTCTCGTCTTCTGGCGAAAGTGAACCCGGGAGCGAGGACATGTTTAGGCAGAAAAGGCGTCCGTATTAAAGTGTTAGTCTTTTCTACATAATTAGTTTACCAATCCAGCAATTAAATGTCATACACAACTATCATTGCGGTAATGGTTTATAGGCTCTTCTGCCCACCTGAGTCTTAGGTAGAATTATAAACCTGCCGAAAAACAAAGAATGCGTGACAGTTACGTTTCTCAGCGGTAGTGCATTCGAACCCCTCCAAGAGGCGGTGTTCAAGCGGGCAGGCACCGTCGCAGGCAATCAGCCGGAATCGGTGGTATTTCTCGAAGCGAACGACTACAGACAGCCCGCTATCGCCGATGAGTGGGCAGCGGTGAATGATCCGTTACGACTCCGTGTAACCGACTTCGACGATTTGGTGTGTGAGTATTACGAGAGACTCGGCGGGCCAGGGACGCGTCTCAACACCACTCTGCGGCGACAATTAATCGGCCGAGCACTGCGGGAAGTCACTGACGAGGCTCACTTTGCCGAAGCACAGGCTTACAACCGAGACGTCCGTGAGCTTCTGTCGGAACTCGCGGGGGCAGGTTATGATGATACCGCGGAGATCTGGTCATTTGTAGACGACCACCTCAGTGACCGGACGGCGAGTGTAGTCGGCCGAACTGCTGAATCCTTCGCTACACTACGGACTGCGTGCGCTAGCGAATCGTACACTATATCGGACGCATATCAGGCCGTTCTGTCATCCGAGACCGAAGTCGAGAAACTCGTTGAGGCCGAGGTTATTGTCGTCTCTAACTACACTACCCTTTCACAAAACGAAACCGCACTTCTTCAGCGACTCGCTGAGAGCACCGAGGTCTTGATAGCGCTTCCACTAACGGCGACACCTGAAACCGATGACCCGCCCTCTGAGAGTCTGATTGGAGCAAACGCATACACTTCCGATGCGGTTGAAACATACCGTTCATTGGCCGATCAATGCGTGCACGTCTCTGCGGAATCAGGGGGGGACGGTCACGGAAGCGAACTCGCCGTCGCCGCCGGGCAGATCTTCACTCGAACACCGGCAGCCGGCGAGAATGACACACCGCCTTCGGGGTTACACTGGCGTACCAGCCCAACACCGATCCGTGAAGCCCGTCAGGTAGCTCGGCGCGTCCGGCGGCAACTTGCCGACGGCGCAGACCCTGAGGACGTGCTTGTCGTCGTCCCCGAATTGCTGTCGTACCGCGACCAACTCGCTGAAACCTTTGACGAAGTGGGTGTCCATGTCGCCAACGTGGGCCGGCCACCGATACAGCAGACGCAAGTCGGGCGAGCAGCGCTGACGCTCGTTGACTGCTGCCTCTCAGACCCGACACAACAGGACGTGGCGGTACTGTCGAGCAGTCCCGCAGTGACACTCGGCGACGACAGTGAAACTGTTAACACGACCACGATTCTGAGCCTGATCGACCGGCTCCCGACGACAGACCTCGATAGGCTTCAGCAGGAACTAGACGACGACCCCACAACGGCTATAGACCACTTCCGCGAGGATATTGAGACGGTTTCGTCTGCGTCACGAGAGAAAACTATCGATGCTCTCCGCGAGCTCTTCGACGCGGTCGAATTAGAATCGAACGCGGAACAACTCGCGGATAGCGGTGAGGGAATCGAATTGACCGCGCAGAGACGGTTGAACGCGTCATTGACGCCGTCGAGACGGTAGAATTTTCCGCTGGAGAACGTGGGTTCGGAGATGGAACGTCGGTTGATCCGGTGCGGTACGTGGCCGACTCGTTAGAAGGGCAACGCGTCGCACAGCGGACACGCGACCAGAAGGGCGTCGTAAGGGTCGTCGGTCCACAGGACGCTCTCGGTCTGTCGTACGATCATCTCCACCTCGTCGGTCTCACTCGGGTCGCGTTCCCGCCAAATCGGACCCGACCGGAGTTCTTCGAACGGATTTTCGAGACACTCCCGGACGTGGACACAGTCGATAGGAGGGCGCGCCCGTTACCAGTTTGCAGTACTCGTTGGTGCGGCCGAGACAGTCCACGTCACCACACCGGAGACGGGAGCCGACGGCGACGAGCGCCTTCCGTCGCCGGTACTAAGCGAATTTGCTCGCGTCACAGGACTAGAAGCAGAGACAGTCGACCGAGGTGTCGCCAGTGCTGGGGACCTCCAACGCGAACTCGCCGGACTCAACAATCGGGAACGGGAAACCGCACTGTCTCAAGCTGTCGACGAGCAGATGATCCTCTTGCGGACTGCCGAGACGGTTCGACGAGGAGTCGAGTGTGTGGAGAATCGCGCGAAGACGAAATTGACTTCTCACGACGCCCAATTAGAGCCGGAGACGGTTGCCGAACTCCACGAGACGGAGGCTCTCAGTCCGACGCAGTTGCGTGACTACGCGCGATGCGGGTTCCGTTACTACGCCGAACGCGTCCTGGGATTCGAGGAGCCGGAAGAATTCCCCCTAGAACCAACGCCACTTGATCGCGGGTCGCTCGTCCACGACAGCCTCGAATCGTTCTATGCGGACCTGCTCTCGGATACGAATGGCCCTGTCGATCTCGCCGACTACGAGCGTGCGGATCTGGAGGAGCGACTGTTAACGAGCGTCCGTACGGAACTGGACGCCCTCAACGCACCAACGGACGGTGCATTCGGCGACCGGTGGCTCGAACAGTTGCTCGCCGGGTTATCAACCCCATCTAAGAACGACCACTACGGTAGCGATCACCCACACAGAGGTCAAGACCGCGGGCTGTTTATCCGTTTTCTCGAATACGAATTGGGCGCTGATGACGCCGTCCTCGCGGTTGAGGAACCTCTTGACTTCGGCGCGAGCGGCGATGAAATCCGTGTCACAGTGCCAGACGGGAGAGAAGTAGCGATTCATGGCCGCATTGATCGTGTTACGGTCGAGGACGACGATGGCGTCGCTGGCATAGTTCACGATTACAAAACCAGCGACCCGACGACGAAACTCACGTTCGACGGAGTCGAGTTCCAATTGCCGGTGTACACTATCGCAGCGCAACGGGAGCTACAGAAACAATACGGCGAGGACTTACGATATGTCGACGGAGGGTTCTACACAGTCGAGCCGCCAGCAGAGGTGACTCGGAAGCGGAGCCTTCAGAAGACGATTTGGCGGAAAGACGGCGACCGCGATGACTTCGACCGCTTCCTCAATAGGGACATCCCCGAGCGTATCGCGGACATCAGCGATAGCATCGGTAACGGTGGGTTCCACACCACGACACTGGAAGCGGACGAAGCAAAGTGCAAACACTGCCAGTTCCGAGACATGTGCGGTGTTCGCCATCATCGTCGCCGCGAGCGCGTCGCGGGCGTAGACGACGAGGGGAGTTACGTCCCACAGCGGGCTCGGTCTGACAGCTTCTACGACGACCTCGGGGGTGACGAGGCGTGAACGACCGCGAGGGTCCAGAGAAGATGACGGCAGACGACGCAAACGATGCTGACGACGAGTTCGAGCTCACCGACAATCAACAGGTTGCGCTCGAATCTCAGGATCACGTCGCTGTTACGGCCGGGGCGGGAACTGGGAAGACCACGACGCTGACCCATCGGTACGTGAAACTCTTGGAAAGCGGCACGGACCCGTCTCAGATCCTGACGATCACGTTCACGACCGACGCGGCAGCCGAAATCCGTGAACGTGTCCGCGAGACCGTTGCCGAGCGACTGAGCGAGGCGGTGACGAGCGACTGCGGCAAGGAAGACGTCAGAGGCGACGACGCCCCGGACTACGAGCGGTGGCGGACCATCGCGGACGGGGTCGAGGATAGTTACGTCCATACGATTCACGAGGCATGTGCGCGTCTCCGTTCGGAACTCGCGGTCGAGGCGGGTGTCCACCCGGACGCAGAGACACTCGACGAGGCGGAGGCAGGTATGCTCGCCCGCGATGTGGTTCGGGAGAGTATCGACTCGATGCTGGCCGACGGTCACGAGCGCAGTGAGGACCTCCGGCTACTCACCCGACTATGGAGCCGCTCCGGCCTTGAGACAGTTCTCGTCGGACTGCTGGAGAGTCGGCCGATGAGTACAGATTGGGCCCGTCGGTGGGGTGAGGCCGATCCTGATGAGTACTTAGATGCGGTCTGGCGGTCGGTCTACCCCGTCGACATTGAGACGGCCCGCGAACTCCTGACGGACGGCCGGGTTCAGCAGGCGCTCGATACGATTTCGGACATCGATCCCCAGGCCCTCGGAATCGATCCCGACGACGATGACGGAGCGGACTTCATTCGCACGGTTGACGGCGTGCTGTCGGAGACCGGTGTTGCCGACGGGAGCGCCGAAGGACGCGACTGGCAGATGGCGCTCGACCGTCTGTGTG
Coding sequences:
- a CDS encoding PD-(D/E)XK nuclease family protein, giving the protein MENRAKTKLTSHDAQLEPETVAELHETEALSPTQLRDYARCGFRYYAERVLGFEEPEEFPLEPTPLDRGSLVHDSLESFYADLLSDTNGPVDLADYERADLEERLLTSVRTELDALNAPTDGAFGDRWLEQLLAGLSTPSKNDHYGSDHPHRGQDRGLFIRFLEYELGADDAVLAVEEPLDFGASGDEIRVTVPDGREVAIHGRIDRVTVEDDDGVAGIVHDYKTSDPTTKLTFDGVEFQLPVYTIAAQRELQKQYGEDLRYVDGGFYTVEPPAEVTRKRSLQKTIWRKDGDRDDFDRFLNRDIPERIADISDSIGNGGFHTTTLEADEAKCKHCQFRDMCGVRHHRRRERVAGVDDEGSYVPQRARSDSFYDDLGGDEA
- a CDS encoding tyrosine-type recombinase/integrase, producing the protein MTTDFGWSAQNPTIRHAPSDVRALNNEANTPADRLLLVALAAWGLRSGEVARLHVNQFVGVDSDDPHLEFKERKNGPSTVSLLYGLDAYRERQRELDDYDEWNGYLFPSTQAEAGHIDSDTVRNRFHRLAEQADVRVDGGLPKPHMARRFWYSQYQDALADVLDRLDIIADEQGSSSADVVHQNYLSEEKRREARRPAMRELLADAFGE
- a CDS encoding DEAD/DEAH box helicase translates to MSSLPGSLSPEDETLVQDLLAAHGFDSLTETQHQAFEARILDGGNHLLVAETGNGKTLCAEAVTKQMLDAGGRVAYLVPSKQLVKAKEEELNTWADEEYDVQQGGYRHADVPVATFDSFYQAMLRDTGGVRSLDLVVLDDFHIIYGERRGRGLEKAIAAVLDNNVNIFAMSATVGNPKELADWMNANLVVSDEERSIEIEEHPVMVEDQTDKKTQIVDHLRGNPGKSPYLVFNGSKPKTEARAEGLAETNAFADRSSRNFHSELRSRLDGMEPTRKLHDLATLMSKGVAYHHASLPSSIRNWIEECYEEGDLAALFCTPTLAYGFDAPVQSVVVSDLKRWTGGGMEYIHTYEYIQWIGRVARPGKGFEKGYAYPFYSDFDAASEQFFNDPDLEPVTSHVDSGDGLRWLILELVEMGWDTPEEIEDFLTETLFWHQLSGDRAWDDGTVDKRTRMRQKLREAADWLQKFGFLREKETEQRFENTRQGSAAVEFNFNVFGGYSLRSVHDLCADLESKDTFTAQNLLYQLAVFTDAYLSHDGFSTDFEDKLLNAEYLPDEDPAIVTGILGWYWSQGIPATEIEDRTNVDPTSIRMTARNLSRTLDAATPLFDAIQAEKPDWYDDFVTSIEKGVPREDLPVARHVHGVGRVTISNLRDYLTEMDTGDTRFDFQTETLAGGLGEAYEQVKREDQRSVPSERGPDRPDAGEAINGIR